One segment of Spiroplasma kunkelii CR2-3x DNA contains the following:
- a CDS encoding AAA family ATPase, whose product MMTLTERLEELTKQLQQNVYEKEEIFNLAMLAMLSGESIFLLGKPGIAKSLVSRRLKHAFKNGTIFEYLMNRFSTPEEIFGPISIEDLQKGVYKRLIDKYLPTAEIVFLDEIWKAGPSIQNTLLTIINEKIFRNAGVDIKVPMKLLISASNELPSEGQGLEALYDRFIIRYIAQGLKDEENFNDMIAGVTELNVKVDEALQITHEEYDTWRKEINKIKITPVTFDFISRFRKAMYIATEGEYYISDRRWKKIAHLMKASAFYNGRDTVDKADWLVIPYCIWDDEQQEETYNSIFNEFYLDALTYDVREKKNRLSKELEELSAQYEDIQEFNSCKSEYLDVFDGKLQGIFYRIFWKNQQYPICFIRVEDFIDARHNNTQPTLIDLYYGEDLDNMADVLQTEISYVNDSTFKIIKTNEEIKIEIKNSKVNNNSKLEKRILAVEREIDSLTIAFPDEKERLLSLNCLFFKERFMLAVNNAFSDNKINFNENWLELEQFSNSEQKINNSNFEQLTKN is encoded by the coding sequence ATGATGACACTTACAGAAAGATTAGAAGAATTAACCAAACAATTACAACAAAATGTTTATGAAAAAGAAGAAATTTTTAATTTAGCAATGTTAGCGATGCTAAGTGGTGAATCAATTTTTCTTTTAGGAAAACCCGGAATTGCTAAATCGTTAGTTTCACGTCGTTTAAAGCATGCTTTTAAAAATGGTACTATTTTTGAATATTTAATGAATCGTTTTTCAACACCAGAAGAAATTTTTGGACCAATTTCAATTGAAGATTTACAAAAAGGAGTGTATAAGCGCTTAATTGATAAATATTTACCAACGGCTGAAATTGTTTTTTTAGATGAAATTTGAAAAGCGGGACCATCAATTCAAAATACTTTATTAACAATTATTAATGAAAAGATTTTTCGTAATGCTGGAGTAGATATAAAAGTTCCAATGAAATTATTAATTTCAGCGTCAAATGAGTTGCCATCAGAAGGACAAGGTCTTGAAGCGTTATATGACCGTTTTATTATTCGTTATATTGCACAAGGGTTAAAAGACGAAGAAAACTTTAATGATATGATTGCTGGAGTAACTGAATTAAATGTAAAAGTTGATGAAGCTTTACAAATTACACATGAAGAATATGATACATGACGAAAAGAAATTAATAAGATTAAAATAACACCAGTAACTTTTGATTTTATTTCTCGATTTCGAAAAGCAATGTATATTGCGACTGAAGGTGAATATTATATTTCAGATCGTCGTTGAAAGAAGATTGCTCATTTAATGAAAGCTTCAGCATTTTATAATGGTCGTGATACAGTTGATAAAGCTGATTGGTTAGTCATTCCATATTGTATTTGAGATGATGAACAACAAGAAGAAACATATAATTCTATTTTTAATGAATTTTATTTAGATGCTTTAACGTATGATGTTCGTGAAAAAAAGAATCGTTTAAGCAAAGAATTAGAAGAATTATCAGCTCAGTATGAAGATATTCAAGAATTTAATAGTTGCAAAAGTGAATATTTGGATGTTTTTGATGGAAAATTACAAGGAATATTCTACCGAATTTTTTGAAAAAATCAACAGTATCCAATTTGTTTTATTCGTGTTGAAGATTTTATTGATGCTCGTCATAATAATACACAACCCACATTAATTGATTTATATTATGGTGAAGATTTAGATAATATGGCAGATGTTTTGCAAACAGAGATTAGTTATGTTAATGATAGTACTTTTAAAATTATTAAAACAAATGAAGAAATTAAAATTGAAATTAAGAATTCAAAAGTGAATAATAATTCAAAACTTGAAAAAAGAATTTTAGCTGTTGAACGAGAAATTGATAGTTTAACAATTGCTTTTCCGGATGAAAAAGAACGATTATTATCTTTAAATTGCCTCTTTTTTAAAGAACGTTTTATGTTGGCAGTTAATAATGCCTTTAGTGATAATAAAATAAATTTTAATGAAAATTGGTTAGAATTAGAACAATTTTCAAATTCAGAGCAAAAAATAAATAATAGTAATTTTGAACAATTAACAAAAAATTAA
- a CDS encoding vWA domain-containing protein: MNPYLEQKAGVQLASKLTALKNTDLVNPRFALMKTTNRWLSEIFDQAINNFYDHQIENEIIKIKLDSNIEKEIYLFHWIKVNGYDGLKKNYASTQDFLFKVNSPFYDRLNYYRYEFNKKQNNNPNILFRDFIGIWESILIKRINDYRFAKIEELRTKFMQDLYNKVEIYNKANSLLKTVWNFFGKIWNPVELKKGVNMSVIDKFAKFLETNPAIMEIATLLGRFQGESNLIEQRILEEIVINYEWKPIGFLPEEIIGATESKDLEHMFPAELVLLKDPVLKYIFYKKYIEGKLTTFEFLSQDKVPKEQIKLRTIETYVPQEKGPIILSIDTSSSMRGNPEQIAKALALAITKIALAEHRPCYMINFSKSLDVYNLSSLKYSLPKLIEFLSKSFAGDTDIEPVLEHTLTVMNSNEYFNADLLLISDFLTSDLSPDLIRKINLLKQRRNCFHAIVIGTMGAENVETIFNNAWIYDPRDPFASERIIASLTGQIVKKYDKIPNAKAILGQMRTAKEISKNVK, encoded by the coding sequence GTGAATCCATATTTAGAGCAAAAAGCGGGAGTTCAACTAGCTAGTAAGTTAACAGCATTAAAAAATACGGATTTAGTTAATCCAAGGTTTGCTTTGATGAAAACAACGAACCGGTGATTAAGTGAAATTTTTGACCAAGCTATTAATAATTTTTATGATCATCAAATTGAAAATGAAATTATAAAAATTAAGTTAGATTCAAATATCGAAAAAGAAATTTATTTATTTCATTGGATTAAAGTTAATGGTTATGATGGTTTAAAAAAGAATTATGCTTCAACACAAGATTTTTTATTTAAAGTTAATTCACCATTTTATGATCGACTAAATTATTATCGTTATGAATTTAATAAAAAACAAAACAATAATCCAAATATTTTATTTCGTGATTTTATTGGAATTTGAGAATCCATTTTAATTAAAAGAATTAATGATTATCGTTTTGCAAAAATTGAAGAATTAAGAACAAAGTTTATGCAAGATTTATATAATAAAGTGGAAATTTATAATAAAGCTAATAGTTTATTAAAAACAGTATGAAACTTTTTTGGCAAAATATGAAATCCAGTAGAATTAAAAAAAGGTGTTAATATGTCAGTCATTGATAAATTTGCAAAATTTTTGGAAACTAATCCAGCAATTATGGAAATTGCAACATTATTAGGGCGTTTTCAAGGTGAAAGTAATTTAATTGAACAACGAATTTTAGAAGAAATTGTAATAAATTATGAATGAAAACCAATTGGTTTTTTACCAGAAGAAATTATTGGAGCAACTGAATCTAAAGATTTAGAACATATGTTTCCCGCCGAATTAGTTTTATTAAAAGATCCAGTTTTAAAATATATTTTTTATAAAAAATATATTGAGGGCAAATTAACAACATTTGAATTTTTATCACAAGATAAAGTTCCCAAAGAACAAATTAAATTACGAACAATTGAAACATATGTTCCTCAAGAAAAAGGTCCAATCATTTTATCAATTGATACCTCTTCTTCAATGCGAGGTAATCCAGAACAAATTGCCAAAGCTCTTGCTTTAGCAATTACAAAAATTGCTTTAGCAGAGCATCGCCCTTGTTACATGATTAATTTTTCTAAAAGTTTAGATGTTTATAATTTATCTTCTTTAAAATATTCATTACCAAAATTAATTGAATTTTTATCAAAAAGTTTTGCTGGGGATACAGATATTGAGCCGGTATTAGAACATACTTTAACAGTAATGAATAGTAATGAATATTTTAATGCTGATTTGTTATTAATTAGTGATTTTTTAACTTCTGATTTATCACCTGATTTAATAAGAAAGATAAATTTATTAAAACAGCGTCGGAATTGCTTTCATGCTATTGTTATTGGGACAATGGGTGCAGAAAATGTAGAAACAATTTTTAATAATGCTTGAATTTATGATCCACGTGACCCATTTGCTTCAGAACGAATAATTGCTTCGTTAACAGGGCAAATTGTAAAAAAATATGATAAAATTCCTAATGCAAAAGCAATTTTAGGACAAATGAGAACTGCAAAGGAGATTAGCAAAAATGTTAAGTAA
- a CDS encoding dUTP diphosphatase, with amino-acid sequence MLSKNTFNYLLENQKKLDKHILTKFNLNDNKTFEKRILAFLVELAEFINEQRDFKYWSVKPASGKDILLEEYIDGIHFLISIGNSLTVDFKTYQYHNEYCQENINLTKLYLDCFAVATELIKNQTSEVYFKVLNQYLIIAEQLKFTEYDLLNAYNKKNKINFTRQENNY; translated from the coding sequence ATGTTAAGTAAGAATACTTTTAATTATTTGTTAGAAAACCAAAAAAAATTAGATAAGCATATTTTAACAAAATTTAACTTAAATGATAATAAAACATTTGAGAAACGAATTTTGGCTTTTTTAGTTGAGTTAGCAGAATTTATTAATGAACAACGTGATTTTAAATATTGAAGTGTCAAACCGGCTTCAGGAAAAGATATTTTATTAGAAGAATATATTGATGGAATTCATTTTTTAATTAGTATTGGTAATAGTTTAACCGTTGACTTTAAAACGTATCAATACCATAATGAATATTGTCAGGAAAATATTAATTTAACAAAACTTTATTTAGATTGTTTTGCAGTTGCAACAGAACTAATTAAAAATCAAACATCAGAAGTTTATTTTAAAGTTTTAAATCAGTATTTAATTATTGCTGAACAGTTAAAATTTACTGAATATGATTTACTTAACGCTTATAATAAAAAAAATAAAATTAATTTTACTCGCCAAGAAAATAATTATTAA
- a CDS encoding ferredoxin, with product MANRDISKKRTYVNTDLCISCGSCIMIDETETFFMDDDGFANTIDNDKELVEAQMVCPTAAIFIKTLKEFKENRKSSLDTD from the coding sequence ATGGCAAATCGTGATATATCAAAAAAAAGAACATATGTAAATACTGACTTATGTATTTCTTGTGGTAGCTGTATTATGATTGATGAAACTGAAACATTTTTTATGGATGATGATGGTTTTGCAAATACCATTGATAATGATAAGGAGTTAGTGGAGGCACAAATGGTGTGTCCAACAGCAGCAATTTTTATTAAAACATTAAAAGAATTTAAAGAAAATCGGAAAAGTAGTCTTGATACTGATTAA
- the cmk gene encoding (d)CMP kinase — MKINIAIDGPAGSGKSSAGYELAKKLNYQFIDTGLTYRAFTYFCVKVGVDFTNNYQLQGQLTNFNYQVINNRVYVNGKDITDKLQTDLVLDNINKITGLDFIRAAMVCLQQKLVIKKGNVVVGRDITTVVLPDAEVKIYLTASITARANRRWNQNQENHIVPNNLAEITAKLKERDYVDTTRVVGSLKIAPDAVIVDSSKLTFEQTVTKIYEIVCNYKKAGK, encoded by the coding sequence ATGAAAATAAATATTGCGATTGATGGCCCCGCTGGTAGTGGAAAATCTTCTGCTGGTTATGAATTGGCCAAAAAACTAAATTATCAGTTTATTGATACTGGGTTAACTTACCGTGCTTTTACTTATTTTTGTGTAAAAGTTGGAGTTGATTTTACAAATAATTATCAGTTACAAGGACAATTAACAAACTTTAATTATCAAGTGATTAATAACCGTGTTTATGTCAATGGGAAAGATATTACTGATAAGTTGCAAACTGATCTTGTTCTGGATAATATCAACAAAATTACTGGACTTGATTTTATTCGAGCAGCAATGGTTTGCTTGCAACAAAAATTAGTGATTAAAAAAGGTAATGTTGTTGTTGGGCGAGATATTACTACTGTTGTTCTTCCTGATGCTGAAGTGAAAATTTACTTAACAGCGAGTATTACAGCGCGAGCTAACCGCCGATGAAATCAAAATCAAGAAAACCATATTGTTCCGAATAATTTGGCAGAAATTACTGCTAAATTAAAAGAACGAGATTATGTTGACACAACCCGAGTGGTTGGATCATTAAAAATTGCTCCTGATGCAGTTATTGTGGATAGTAGCAAGTTAACATTTGAACAAACGGTAACTAAAATTTATGAAATAGTATGTAATTATAAGAAAGCAGGAAAATAA
- the der gene encoding ribosome biogenesis GTPase Der codes for MAKKGTVAIVGRPNVGKSTLFNRVIKNRLAIVEDTPSVTRDRIYAFSEWLTREFLIIDTGGITLNNTAMFAQEIKIQAEIAIAEADIIIFVLSYKEGITPDDEMVAKILYRAKKPVLLVVNKYDKQEKESELYEYMTLGFGEPIAVSATHGIGIGDLLDKVISHLDQIPVQPKTEGIHFSLIGKPNVGKSSLTNAILGEERVIVSPIAGTTTDSIDTSFKRNNQLYTVIDTAGIRRKGKVYEKLEKYSVLRAVSAIKRSDLVLLIIDGTVPITDQDTNIAGIAFEQNKPIILVVNKWDAVIKKDERSMKKNKQSIRGYFKYLNYAKMVFVSALEKKRLHILFQTIDEVYVGLTQRVKTSVLNEILVKAQLLNPPPDFNGGRLKIYYATQPEGVVPTFIMFCNNPKYLHFSYKRFLENQLREYFGFEGVPIKILFRERK; via the coding sequence ATGGCAAAAAAAGGAACTGTTGCAATTGTAGGGCGTCCAAATGTTGGGAAATCAACATTATTTAATCGTGTTATTAAAAATCGCCTTGCAATTGTTGAAGATACTCCTAGTGTAACACGCGATCGAATTTATGCTTTCTCAGAATGATTAACAAGAGAATTTTTAATAATTGATACGGGAGGAATTACATTAAATAATACAGCAATGTTTGCACAAGAGATTAAAATTCAAGCAGAAATTGCAATTGCAGAAGCTGATATTATTATTTTTGTTTTATCGTACAAAGAAGGAATTACCCCAGATGATGAAATGGTTGCAAAAATACTATATCGTGCTAAAAAACCGGTTCTTTTAGTTGTTAATAAATATGATAAGCAAGAAAAAGAAAGTGAATTGTATGAATATATGACATTAGGATTTGGTGAGCCAATCGCTGTATCTGCTACTCATGGAATTGGAATTGGTGATTTATTAGACAAAGTAATTTCTCATTTAGATCAAATTCCAGTTCAACCAAAAACAGAAGGAATTCATTTTTCTTTAATCGGTAAACCAAATGTTGGAAAATCTTCTTTAACAAATGCTATTTTAGGTGAAGAACGAGTTATTGTATCACCAATTGCAGGAACAACTACAGATTCAATTGATACATCATTTAAACGGAATAATCAACTTTATACTGTGATTGATACTGCTGGAATTCGTAGAAAAGGGAAAGTTTATGAAAAATTAGAAAAATATAGTGTTCTTCGTGCTGTTAGTGCAATCAAACGAAGTGATCTTGTTTTATTAATTATTGATGGGACAGTTCCTATTACTGACCAAGATACAAATATTGCTGGTATTGCATTTGAACAAAATAAACCAATTATTTTGGTAGTTAATAAGTGAGATGCGGTAATAAAAAAAGATGAACGGTCAATGAAAAAAAATAAACAAAGTATTCGCGGATATTTTAAATATCTAAATTATGCGAAAATGGTTTTTGTTTCTGCTTTAGAAAAAAAACGATTACATATTTTATTTCAAACAATTGATGAAGTTTATGTTGGTTTAACGCAGCGAGTAAAAACTAGTGTTCTAAATGAAATTTTAGTAAAAGCACAATTGTTAAATCCACCACCAGATTTTAATGGTGGGCGTTTAAAAATTTATTATGCTACTCAGCCTGAAGGTGTTGTGCCAACTTTTATTATGTTTTGTAATAATCCAAAATATCTTCATTTTTCTTATAAAAGGTTTCTTGAAAATCAACTTCGAGAATATTTTGGATTTGAGGGAGTACCAATTAAAATATTATTTAGAGAGAGAAAGTAA
- a CDS encoding NAD(P)H-dependent glycerol-3-phosphate dehydrogenase: MMKKTQKNITVIGTGAYGTVLANVLTDNDHNVIMYGIDKKEVNDINNENLNRHFFGNLKINKEIKATTNFAEAVEDAEYIILGIPVVAIKLIIEKINQTVTKPVVIINVAKGLDPETHEVLSKSIIKLINTKILKAYAGIYGPSIAKEVLQRKPTCIMAVSQDLVIAQEVRDLFNNEYFVTFANTDVIGSEYAVALKNAVAIASGIFNGLYESDNAKASLITMGLNEIKLFAKTKGAQIETFFNFAGLADLILTTTSSKSRNYSLGFAIAKVDDAQKVLSEQVKTVEGVLTCKTIVLDARANNITLPLFEALYDILYHNKRPSVIINNVFTKAILS, translated from the coding sequence ATGATGAAAAAAACACAAAAAAATATTACTGTTATTGGAACAGGAGCATATGGGACAGTTTTAGCAAATGTTTTGACAGATAATGATCATAACGTTATTATGTATGGAATTGATAAGAAAGAAGTTAATGATATTAACAACGAAAATTTAAATCGTCATTTTTTTGGTAATTTAAAAATTAATAAAGAAATTAAGGCCACAACAAATTTTGCTGAAGCAGTTGAAGATGCTGAATATATTATTTTAGGAATTCCTGTTGTTGCTATTAAATTAATAATTGAGAAAATCAATCAAACAGTAACAAAACCAGTTGTTATCATTAATGTCGCTAAAGGATTAGATCCTGAAACACACGAAGTTTTATCAAAATCAATTATAAAATTAATAAATACAAAAATTTTAAAAGCATATGCAGGTATTTATGGCCCAAGCATTGCAAAAGAAGTTTTACAACGAAAACCAACGTGTATTATGGCAGTTTCACAGGATTTAGTAATTGCGCAAGAAGTTCGTGATTTGTTTAATAATGAATATTTTGTTACTTTTGCTAATACGGATGTGATTGGTAGTGAATATGCTGTTGCTTTAAAAAATGCAGTAGCAATTGCCTCAGGAATTTTTAATGGTCTTTATGAATCTGATAATGCTAAAGCATCATTAATTACAATGGGGTTAAATGAGATTAAACTTTTTGCCAAAACAAAAGGAGCTCAAATTGAAACTTTTTTTAATTTTGCAGGATTAGCTGATTTAATTTTAACAACTACCTCAAGTAAATCACGGAATTATTCGCTTGGTTTTGCAATTGCTAAAGTTGATGATGCTCAAAAAGTTTTATCAGAGCAAGTAAAAACAGTAGAAGGTGTTTTAACTTGTAAAACAATTGTGTTAGATGCGCGTGCAAATAATATTACATTACCTTTATTTGAAGCTTTATATGATATTTTATATCATAATAAACGACCAAGTGTAATTATTAATAATGTTTTTACAAAAGCAATATTATCCTAA
- a CDS encoding pentapeptide repeat-containing protein translates to MKRADLEGANLRGVYLSDADLTYAKLQDIVLRRADFFFF, encoded by the coding sequence TTAAAGCGTGCTGATTTAGAAGGTGCTAATTTACGCGGTGTTTATTTATCAGATGCTGATTTAACTTATGCTAAATTACAAGATATTGTTTTACGTAGGGCTGATTTTTTTTTTTTTTAA
- a CDS encoding HAD hydrolase family protein, with translation MGVQVIFATERPVLTSLSEAIKIKMDYFHQYFIGFNGAYIYDIKTHTIVHQQTLSTSQVNFLFQLAKKYHKKLWCYTDDLTKVIVNFNPVAENNPELAFFDGEFIQYDSALTIQNKSYKCIVMDVHEKDDFIIAARGQNI, from the coding sequence ATGGGGGTACAAGTTATTTTTGCAACAGAACGACCAGTATTAACTTCGTTATCAGAAGCTATTAAAATAAAAATGGATTATTTTCATCAATACTTTATTGGTTTTAATGGTGCATATATTTATGATATTAAGACACATACAATTGTTCATCAACAAACCTTGTCTACTTCTCAAGTTAATTTTTTATTCCAATTGGCAAAAAAATATCATAAAAAATTATGATGTTATACTGATGATTTAACCAAAGTTATTGTTAATTTTAATCCTGTTGCTGAAAATAATCCTGAATTAGCATTTTTTGATGGAGAGTTTATTCAATATGATTCTGCATTAACAATTCAAAATAAAAGTTATAAATGTATTGTAATGGATGTTCATGAAAAAGACGATTTTATTATTGCAGCTCGTGGGCAAAATATTTAA
- a CDS encoding HAD hydrolase family protein: protein MNAPEISKLAGLKWISSQCNTALSEIMAIGDSMNNYWMIKNVGLGIAMENSQEQINAIAKEVTTIFETGGFAKMIEKYILNNRK, encoded by the coding sequence ATAAATGCTCCAGAGATTAGTAAATTAGCTGGTTTGAAATGAATTTCATCCCAATGTAATACTGCTTTATCAGAAATTATGGCAATTGGTGACAGTATGAATAATTATTGAATGATTAAAAATGTAGGATTGGGAATTGCAATGGAGAATAGTCAAGAACAAATCAATGCAATAGCAAAAGAAGTAACGACAATTTTTGAAACAGGTGGTTTTGCAAAAATGATTGAAAAATATATTCTCAATAATAGAAAATAA
- the gpmI gene encoding 2,3-bisphosphoglycerate-independent phosphoglycerate mutase yields the protein MKVKHPILLSIIDGWGIAPDSKGNAVTQGHMVNVEKLKAKYPWVSAHAAGEWVGLPEGQMGNSEVGHIHLGAGRIKYESLTLINKAIKDGTFNQNPELLAAINFAKKNNGSFHIMGLFSDGGVHSHLNHIFAVYKLAAQEGVKEIYLHIFGDGRDTKPECIKIYLKQFQQLQNKLKVGEIATIGGRYYAMDRDKKYDRVQVAYDVLVSRKGSEFSDPIEYIDCEYQAGRNDEFLMPAYNINTPRGYIKSGDAVFFANFRPDRAIVIASALTNPNFPGNDAQTYFMPKLYDIYFVSMMEYAETVVSKHVAFKPIEVINGLGEWLSKKGYRQLRIAETEKIAHVTFFFDGGKDYFKNGLATQAEITLPGASADLIPSPKVATYDLKPEMSAYEITDKLISELNRNEFDVIILNFANCDMVGHTGILPAAIEAIKAIDDCLGKIYAAIEKVNGIMIITADHGNAEIMIDETGGPNKKHTSQLVPIIITKEGLQLRKDNPAIADIAPTILNLLGEEIPTEMTQPSLIIK from the coding sequence ATGAAAGTTAAACATCCAATTTTATTGTCAATTATTGATGGGTGGGGGATTGCACCTGATTCAAAAGGAAATGCTGTAACACAAGGGCATATGGTCAATGTTGAAAAGCTAAAAGCAAAATATCCATGAGTTTCAGCACATGCGGCAGGAGAATGAGTTGGTTTACCAGAAGGACAAATGGGAAATTCTGAAGTTGGACATATTCATTTAGGAGCAGGTCGCATTAAATATGAATCATTAACTTTAATTAATAAAGCAATTAAAGATGGAACATTTAATCAAAATCCGGAACTTTTAGCTGCAATTAATTTTGCAAAAAAAAATAATGGTTCTTTTCATATTATGGGATTATTTTCAGATGGTGGTGTTCATTCACATTTAAACCATATTTTTGCTGTTTATAAATTAGCAGCACAAGAAGGAGTAAAAGAAATTTATTTGCATATTTTTGGTGATGGACGTGATACGAAACCAGAATGTATTAAAATTTATCTTAAACAATTTCAACAATTACAAAACAAATTAAAAGTTGGCGAAATTGCAACCATTGGTGGTCGTTATTACGCAATGGATCGTGATAAAAAATATGACCGAGTGCAGGTTGCTTATGATGTTTTAGTTTCAAGAAAAGGCTCGGAATTTAGTGACCCAATAGAATATATTGACTGTGAATATCAAGCTGGCCGTAATGATGAATTTTTAATGCCAGCATATAATATTAATACTCCAAGAGGTTATATTAAATCAGGTGATGCTGTCTTTTTTGCTAATTTTCGTCCTGATCGTGCTATTGTAATAGCTTCGGCTTTAACAAATCCTAATTTTCCGGGTAATGATGCACAAACTTATTTTATGCCAAAATTATATGATATTTATTTTGTTTCAATGATGGAATATGCAGAAACAGTTGTTTCAAAACATGTTGCTTTTAAACCAATTGAAGTTATTAATGGTTTAGGAGAATGATTAAGTAAAAAAGGTTACCGTCAATTGCGAATTGCTGAAACAGAAAAAATTGCTCATGTTACATTTTTTTTTGATGGTGGAAAAGATTATTTTAAAAATGGTCTAGCAACACAAGCCGAAATTACATTACCAGGGGCTTCAGCAGATTTAATTCCATCACCAAAAGTAGCAACTTATGATTTAAAACCAGAAATGTCAGCGTATGAAATTACTGATAAATTAATTTCTGAACTTAATCGAAATGAATTTGATGTTATTATTTTAAATTTTGCAAATTGTGATATGGTTGGGCATACTGGAATCTTACCAGCCGCAATCGAAGCAATTAAAGCTATTGATGATTGTCTTGGCAAAATTTATGCAGCAATTGAGAAAGTTAACGGAATTATGATTATTACTGCTGACCACGGAAATGCTGAAATTATGATTGATGAAACAGGGGGTCCTAATAAAAAGCATACTTCACAATTGGTTCCAATTATTATTACAAAAGAGGGGTTACAATTACGAAAAGATAATCCGGCAATTGCTGATATTGCTCCGACAATCTTAAATTTATTAGGTGAAGAAATTCCTACTGAAATGACACAACCATCATTAATTATTAAATAA
- a CDS encoding DDE-type integrase/transposase/recombinase — protein MDTIDCGNFHLLFLVNRKSKILFYDIFFSKKASVVLTILMKMINQIGISKFSCIFTDRGKEFYRWKIIEKHFKIRVYFCDAGKPRQKELVERINRDIRRWLGKNESLINICSRLKSILHILNNTIRPCLENFTSREYFKKIFSN, from the coding sequence ATGGATACTATTGATTGTGGTAATTTTCATTTGTTATTTTTAGTGAATCGTAAATCTAAAATACTTTTTTATGATATTTTTTTTAGTAAAAAGGCAAGTGTTGTATTAACAATTTTAATGAAAATGATTAATCAAATTGGTATTAGCAAATTTAGTTGTATTTTTACCGATAGAGGAAAAGAATTTTATAGATGAAAAATAATAGAAAAACATTTTAAAATAAGAGTCTATTTTTGTGATGCTGGTAAACCTCGTCAGAAAGAATTAGTAGAAAGAATAAATAGAGATATAAGGCGATGATTAGGTAAAAATGAGTCATTAATTAATATTTGTAGTAGATTAAAATCTATTTTACATATATTAAATAATACAATTAGACCTTGTTTGGAAAATTTTACATCAAGAGAATATTTTAAAAAAATTTTTTCAAATTAA
- a CDS encoding lipoprotein, whose amino-acid sequence MKKWLSILGTIGLTATSTTTLISCKKPNNKNENKENNKPELSYNPQQPPENSN is encoded by the coding sequence ATGAAAAAATGACTAAGTATTTTAGGAACAATCGGATTAACCGCAACAAGCACAACAACACTAATCAGTTGTAAAAAACCAAATAATAAAAATGAAAACAAAGAAAACAATAAACCAGAACTATCATATAATCCACAACAACCACCAGAGAATAGTAATTAA
- a CDS encoding DUF2649 family protein yields the protein MQNDWQKLKEFFIHIFLFIDKTNIESITMWNLTQNEYLTLMVGIWIVILFLTWFFLWIVFKIVGYFK from the coding sequence ATGCAAAATGATTGACAAAAATTAAAAGAGTTTTTTATTCATATATTTTTGTTTATAGATAAAACAAATATTGAAAGTATTACAATGTGAAATTTAACACAAAATGAATATTTAACTTTAATGGTTGGTATTTGAATTGTTATTTTGTTCTTAACTTGGTTTTTCTTGTGAATAGTTTTTAAAATAGTTGGGTATTTTAAATAA